The following proteins are encoded in a genomic region of Nitrospiraceae bacterium:
- a CDS encoding VacJ family lipoprotein gives MRRSWRRFALGTFGITALLLVGCAEDRNSSRTDSLTDASVSNGISSTVLAQDVALPNGAAHPDNPLLHRVAENKTAAAEAPVPATPEEPFDPFAKPEETVGEEYDPWESFNTKVFEFNRQVDRWILKPVAKGYNFIMPDFVQVGISNMFDNIRFAPRLLNNLFQGKIKGASIEAGRFLINSSIGLAGFVDVATGIELVTPDEDTGQTLGYYGVKPGPYLVLPFLPPFTARDFVGYMGDIFLNPVNWLVAPIIEVNNVPSAIAHKNRTTTTFVQIGARVGEIVNERSRNLEKFQGVEEATLDLYTAVRNAYLQSRAKAIRE, from the coding sequence GTGAGAAGATCATGGCGTCGCTTCGCGTTGGGGACGTTCGGAATCACCGCGTTGTTGTTGGTAGGCTGTGCCGAAGACCGGAACTCCTCCCGTACGGACTCACTCACCGATGCATCGGTGTCGAATGGGATCTCGTCGACGGTACTTGCCCAGGATGTCGCCCTCCCAAACGGGGCAGCTCATCCGGACAACCCACTTCTGCACCGTGTGGCGGAGAACAAGACAGCAGCTGCCGAAGCCCCGGTACCGGCGACGCCGGAGGAGCCATTCGATCCATTCGCAAAGCCTGAAGAGACGGTCGGCGAGGAGTATGATCCTTGGGAATCGTTCAATACCAAGGTCTTCGAATTCAATCGCCAGGTGGACCGCTGGATCTTAAAACCGGTCGCGAAGGGTTACAATTTCATCATGCCGGACTTTGTCCAAGTCGGGATCAGCAACATGTTCGACAACATCCGGTTCGCTCCACGTCTTCTCAACAATTTGTTTCAGGGGAAGATCAAAGGAGCCAGCATCGAAGCCGGACGGTTCCTGATCAATTCCAGTATCGGGTTAGCCGGCTTCGTCGATGTGGCGACGGGGATCGAACTGGTCACGCCTGATGAAGACACAGGTCAGACTCTTGGATACTACGGCGTCAAACCGGGCCCCTATCTCGTCCTGCCGTTTCTGCCGCCCTTTACGGCCCGTGATTTTGTAGGATATATGGGCGATATTTTCCTCAATCCGGTGAACTGGCTCGTCGCTCCGATCATCGAAGTCAATAACGTCCCGTCCGCCATCGCCCACAAGAATCGAACAACCACCACGTTCGTCCAGATAGGAGCCCGCGTTGGAGAAATCGTCAATGAACGCTCGCGCAATCTCGAAAAGTTTCAGGGGGTGGAAGAAGCGACGCTAGACCTATACACCGCCGTCCGGAACGCCTATTTGCAGAGTCGCGCCAAAGCGATTCGCGAGTAG
- the tdh gene encoding L-threonine 3-dehydrogenase encodes MRALVKTSAQPGLTLTTWPDPTPATVDVVIRVKATSLCGTDAHIYKWDEWAQSRVHPPRIIGHELCGEVVETGSEVTLVKKGDYVAAESHLTCGTCFQCRTGQAHVCKSYRILGIDRDGSFAEYVSLPQNVLWKTPHDIPLEHACVQEPLGNAVDAALAEGVAGRTLLITGCGPTGLFAAAVARTSGAATIIASDVSEYRLDLARQVGVDHVLNAKTETAESLAETVRTITAGEGVDAALEMSGDPTALHHVFRAVKNGGRVTLFGIPTGSVCFDLPNEIIFKGIRVYGVTGRRLFSTWYRLAGLFKAGLNIKPIITHTLPMTDFAKGFDLIKSGQCGKVVLFP; translated from the coding sequence ATGCGTGCCCTCGTAAAGACCAGTGCCCAGCCTGGATTAACCTTGACGACGTGGCCCGACCCGACGCCTGCAACCGTCGATGTGGTGATTCGCGTGAAGGCCACCTCCCTCTGCGGAACCGATGCGCACATCTACAAGTGGGACGAATGGGCTCAAAGCCGCGTCCACCCTCCTCGGATTATCGGCCATGAGCTGTGCGGTGAGGTCGTCGAGACGGGATCGGAGGTGACGCTGGTGAAGAAAGGCGATTATGTCGCCGCGGAATCGCACCTCACGTGCGGAACGTGTTTTCAATGTCGCACCGGTCAGGCCCACGTTTGTAAAAGCTACCGCATCCTGGGAATCGACCGAGACGGCTCCTTTGCCGAATATGTCAGCTTGCCCCAGAACGTTCTCTGGAAAACCCCCCACGATATTCCACTGGAACACGCTTGCGTTCAGGAGCCATTGGGCAATGCCGTTGACGCAGCATTGGCGGAAGGGGTCGCAGGTCGAACTCTGCTCATCACGGGCTGCGGACCGACCGGACTGTTCGCTGCCGCCGTCGCGCGCACATCCGGTGCGGCCACGATCATCGCCTCGGACGTGAGTGAGTACCGTTTGGACCTGGCGAGGCAAGTGGGCGTCGATCATGTGCTCAACGCCAAGACCGAAACGGCGGAATCCCTCGCCGAGACCGTTCGGACGATCACCGCCGGTGAAGGCGTCGACGCCGCACTGGAAATGTCGGGCGACCCGACCGCCTTGCATCATGTCTTTCGGGCAGTCAAAAACGGAGGGCGAGTCACGCTATTTGGCATTCCTACCGGATCAGTTTGCTTCGACCTGCCGAATGAAATCATTTTCAAAGGAATCCGCGTGTACGGCGTCACGGGCCGGCGCCTTTTTAGCACCTGGTATCGATTGGCCGGGCTCTTCAAGGCCGGTCTGAACATCAAACCCATCATCACGCACACCTTGCCCATGACCGATTTCGCCAAAGGCTTCGACTTGATCAAATCGGGCCAGTGCGGCAAGGTAGTTTTATTTCCTTGA
- a CDS encoding energy transducer TonB, with product MKAPGFRCLECWIGMLGFAVCLWAFEPIAFPAAPSSAPLSSPSKRWVQFDLDQEESAADILSGKPITLTVTLGGVAQGSTPIVAICESVHFQSQTITLEPDTVPMVLKGTVTLEPIPPSRTSVPHKVARIQVTFARSRQDKPERIMRRIVYVTLDPQEPAGDSSDPPPARPDESRNEDVAIDEVQPDVEPVSIGKMAEEDLMPFPSPGEGTAYWKQISYLVSRSWSRHVRGIRHTPGGETVKVRFKLYPNGRAQLVEIEKGSGAREIDEAGIHTVVSAQPFPPFPPELGEDAVDVHVRMRTGLRPKKRDVQSVTSPTAKPDAPESPPKK from the coding sequence ATGAAGGCTCCAGGGTTCCGATGTCTCGAATGTTGGATCGGGATGCTGGGGTTCGCGGTTTGTCTGTGGGCCTTTGAACCGATCGCGTTTCCCGCTGCTCCCTCGTCAGCGCCTCTCTCTTCGCCCTCGAAACGGTGGGTCCAATTCGATCTGGACCAGGAAGAGTCCGCCGCCGACATTCTTTCCGGAAAACCCATCACGCTGACGGTGACTCTCGGGGGTGTGGCGCAGGGGTCCACCCCCATCGTGGCCATCTGTGAATCCGTCCACTTTCAATCGCAGACGATCACGCTCGAGCCGGATACGGTGCCGATGGTCCTAAAAGGCACCGTGACTCTTGAGCCGATCCCCCCGAGCCGAACGTCGGTGCCGCACAAAGTGGCACGGATTCAGGTCACCTTTGCCCGATCCCGGCAAGACAAGCCCGAACGGATCATGCGGCGAATTGTGTATGTGACTTTGGATCCACAAGAGCCGGCTGGCGATTCATCCGATCCGCCGCCGGCTCGGCCGGACGAATCTCGCAACGAGGATGTGGCCATCGATGAAGTTCAACCGGACGTCGAACCGGTGTCGATAGGGAAAATGGCTGAGGAGGACCTGATGCCCTTTCCTTCTCCGGGTGAGGGCACAGCCTATTGGAAGCAAATCAGCTATCTGGTCAGTCGGAGCTGGAGCCGTCACGTACGGGGGATTCGGCACACGCCGGGCGGAGAAACGGTCAAAGTTCGGTTCAAGCTCTACCCGAACGGTCGGGCACAATTGGTCGAGATCGAAAAGGGGTCGGGCGCGCGCGAAATCGACGAAGCAGGGATCCACACGGTCGTGAGCGCACAACCGTTCCCTCCGTTTCCGCCGGAGTTGGGAGAGGATGCCGTGGACGTGCATGTTCGGATGCGCACCGGCCTCCGGCCGAAGAAGCGCGACGTACAGTCGGTCACAAGTCCTACCGCCAAACCGGATGCTCCTGAGAGCCCACCCAAGAAGTAA
- a CDS encoding four helix bundle protein: protein MTDSEQTEQLRTKAKHFAIGVLKLFGGLPKTPETHAIEAPLVKAATTLAANCRALARAWSEDDFLTKRGVAAGDADDCVFWLELLSAAATDHEQPVHTLLEDVAEIVALLSICGEADPPASPVAPADPPSVPVQSDPPPPPLPTDFHGLRVLSFESRMATEMTKLIERQGGVAVVVPALREIPIPLQDNGAVFRFGVRLMLGQVDILILLTGTGTKALFEVLQTRYPMAEIAAALKKVLVVTRGPKPQAVLKLLGLEPNITVPDPNTWVEVVSTLDEYRPVKGFRVAVQEYGMSNPDLLEALKQRGAEVFPVPIYRWALPEEVGLLRHVISELVDGKIDVMLITNAAQLDHVMQLVEQEGKTELFKVACKKVVVASIGPTASERLRHYDLPIDFEPSRSKMGVLVKEVSQKVHAFLQIKRP from the coding sequence ATGACCGATTCCGAACAGACGGAACAGCTCAGGACCAAGGCGAAACACTTCGCGATCGGCGTCCTCAAGCTCTTTGGCGGTCTGCCGAAAACCCCCGAAACTCATGCGATCGAAGCTCCGCTCGTGAAGGCCGCTACGACGTTAGCGGCTAACTGCCGGGCCCTTGCGCGGGCTTGGTCTGAAGACGACTTCCTCACCAAACGCGGTGTTGCGGCGGGAGATGCGGACGACTGCGTGTTTTGGCTCGAATTGCTGAGCGCCGCCGCAACCGACCATGAGCAGCCAGTTCATACACTGCTCGAAGACGTCGCGGAGATCGTCGCGCTCCTCTCGATTTGCGGCGAAGCGGACCCGCCTGCCTCGCCAGTCGCACCGGCCGATCCCCCCTCTGTCCCGGTTCAAAGCGACCCTCCACCGCCGCCTCTCCCCACCGATTTCCATGGCCTACGCGTGCTGTCGTTCGAGAGCCGCATGGCCACCGAGATGACGAAGCTGATCGAACGGCAGGGAGGAGTCGCGGTCGTGGTCCCCGCATTACGAGAGATTCCGATTCCCCTGCAGGACAACGGGGCTGTGTTCCGCTTTGGTGTGAGACTCATGCTTGGGCAAGTGGATATTCTGATTCTGCTGACCGGCACCGGTACCAAAGCCCTCTTCGAGGTGTTGCAAACCCGATATCCGATGGCGGAGATCGCAGCCGCCTTAAAGAAGGTCCTCGTCGTCACACGAGGGCCCAAGCCCCAAGCAGTGCTCAAATTACTGGGCCTCGAACCGAACATCACCGTGCCGGATCCCAATACCTGGGTAGAGGTTGTGTCGACGCTCGACGAGTACCGCCCCGTCAAGGGGTTCCGCGTCGCAGTTCAGGAATATGGTATGTCCAACCCGGATCTCTTGGAGGCTTTGAAGCAGCGAGGTGCGGAGGTCTTTCCCGTCCCAATCTATCGCTGGGCTCTTCCAGAAGAGGTGGGGCTGCTGAGGCATGTGATTAGCGAGCTGGTCGATGGGAAGATTGATGTGATGCTGATCACGAATGCTGCTCAGCTCGACCATGTGATGCAATTAGTCGAGCAGGAAGGGAAAACGGAGCTTTTCAAAGTGGCGTGCAAGAAGGTGGTGGTCGCCTCTATTGGCCCAACCGCCAGTGAACGTCTCCGTCACTACGATCTCCCCATCGACTTCGAGCCCTCCCGCTCAAAGATGGGCGTGCTCGTGAAGGAGGTCAGTCAGAAGGTCCATGCATTCCTGCAAATAAAACGCCCCTAA
- a CDS encoding alpha/beta hydrolase codes for MSLLDQFFIYHPNPWIDQDWKARSGLPLEEVWFHASDGTKLFGWYVEQAATSAVILWCHGNAGNIINRLENLRELYRLGLSVFLFDYRGYGRSQGSPSEEGLYQDALGAYDYLTRVRLIRPDRIVLFGRSLGAAVAAEVVSHKPAAGLILESPFPSIEAVAKFHYGGLPVHWLLGAEFRLIDRLPQLSLPKLVVHGDQDEIIPLELGRQVFEAAKPPKSFYVIKGADHNNTYHVGGEPYFHRFAEFVRSAIGS; via the coding sequence ATGAGCCTACTCGACCAGTTCTTCATCTATCATCCGAACCCGTGGATCGATCAGGACTGGAAGGCCCGCAGCGGCCTTCCGCTTGAAGAGGTTTGGTTTCATGCGAGCGACGGCACGAAGCTCTTCGGCTGGTACGTCGAGCAGGCCGCAACGTCGGCTGTGATCCTATGGTGCCACGGGAATGCGGGCAATATCATTAACCGGCTCGAGAATCTTCGCGAACTCTACCGGCTCGGTCTGTCGGTGTTCCTCTTCGATTACCGTGGCTATGGGCGCAGCCAAGGCTCTCCTTCAGAGGAGGGGCTCTACCAGGATGCTCTTGGTGCCTATGACTACCTCACACGGGTTCGCTTGATCCGACCCGACCGGATCGTGCTGTTCGGGCGCTCGCTCGGAGCAGCGGTCGCCGCAGAGGTGGTGTCGCATAAGCCGGCCGCGGGGCTTATTCTCGAATCACCGTTCCCCTCAATCGAGGCGGTGGCCAAGTTTCATTATGGAGGCTTGCCGGTCCATTGGCTGCTCGGCGCCGAATTCCGGTTGATCGATCGATTGCCCCAACTCTCACTGCCGAAACTGGTCGTGCACGGCGATCAGGACGAGATTATTCCGCTCGAACTCGGTCGGCAGGTGTTCGAGGCAGCCAAGCCACCCAAATCGTTCTATGTGATCAAGGGCGCCGATCACAATAATACCTATCACGTTGGCGGGGAGCCGTACTTTCATCGTTTCGCGGAATTCGTCCGATCCGCCATTGGTTCGTGA
- a CDS encoding formylglycine-generating enzyme family protein: protein MRRAGIAGSMIITALVSINGLVSALDVADVTREWTPEGKKLAAERIKLPAHDEMVRILAGSFIMGSDKKVDRNAYQPELPQRKVYLDAYEIDKYEVTTVQFLKFVLAKDLPPLIDWQYDGGNFQETMANHPVMHVSWFDADAYCRWAGKRLPTSAEWEKAARGEDGRIYPWGNQPAGLSRANFGRTGLSGPVRDRPERLLLYPPIISVDKYENAVSPYGVFQMAGNVAEWTADWYDPDYYKTAPNRNPKGLEKGTQKAFRGGGWIDSTPSVRPAQRNGTDPSTKMNWLGFRCARDVIE, encoded by the coding sequence GTGCGAAGGGCAGGAATTGCGGGCAGTATGATCATCACAGCGTTGGTGAGCATCAATGGCTTGGTATCGGCGTTGGATGTCGCTGACGTGACCAGGGAATGGACGCCTGAAGGGAAGAAGCTTGCGGCTGAGCGCATCAAATTACCGGCCCATGACGAAATGGTCCGCATCCTGGCGGGCTCGTTCATCATGGGGAGCGATAAAAAAGTCGATCGCAACGCCTACCAGCCGGAGTTGCCGCAGCGAAAGGTGTACTTGGATGCATATGAGATCGACAAATACGAAGTAACCACCGTGCAATTCCTGAAGTTTGTCCTGGCGAAGGACCTCCCGCCGCTGATCGATTGGCAATACGACGGTGGGAACTTTCAGGAAACCATGGCCAACCATCCGGTCATGCACGTCTCCTGGTTCGACGCCGATGCGTACTGTCGATGGGCCGGCAAGCGCCTACCCACCTCGGCGGAATGGGAGAAGGCAGCGCGAGGTGAGGATGGACGCATCTATCCTTGGGGGAACCAGCCGGCGGGATTGAGCCGCGCCAACTTCGGCCGCACGGGATTGTCCGGGCCGGTGCGTGACCGACCGGAGCGGCTGCTGCTGTATCCACCGATCATCTCTGTCGACAAGTACGAAAACGCCGTCAGCCCGTACGGGGTCTTTCAGATGGCCGGCAATGTCGCAGAATGGACGGCCGACTGGTACGACCCGGACTATTACAAGACGGCACCGAACCGGAATCCCAAGGGGCTTGAGAAGGGAACCCAGAAGGCCTTTCGTGGCGGCGGATGGATTGACAGTACACCCTCTGTGCGGCCTGCTCAGCGGAACGGGACTGATCCCAGCACAAAAATGAACTGGCTGGGATTCCGCTGTGCACGGGATGTCATAGAATAG
- a CDS encoding glycine C-acetyltransferase, with product MAYNSLKKILDQQLAEIRAAGLYKTERQILSPQGSEIRVTQGTVLNLCANNYLGLANHPEITRAASEGLKDHGYGMASVRFICGTQDLHRRLEQAISTFLGTSDTILYSSCFDANGGLFEVLLDERDAVISDALNHASLIDGIRLCKAQRFRYIHSDMADLEAKLAEANGFRLRLIATDGVFSMDGDLAKLDHIVELADRYDAAVVVDDSHATGVLGPRGQGTPAHFGVADRVEIVTSTLGKTLGGAAGGFTSGRMELVELLRQRSRPYLFSNALPPVIAAAALQAVKLVAQGDLLRATLRENAAFFRAELTALGFRLIPGDHPIIPIMLGEATLATRMADRLLQEGIYVVGFSYPVVPKGQARIRVQMSAAHTKSQLERAVDAFAKVGKELGVIT from the coding sequence ATGGCCTACAATTCCCTCAAGAAAATCCTCGACCAACAACTGGCAGAAATTCGGGCTGCGGGTCTGTACAAGACCGAGCGGCAGATTCTCAGTCCACAAGGCTCGGAAATACGGGTGACGCAAGGCACCGTACTGAACCTCTGCGCGAACAATTACTTGGGACTGGCGAACCATCCGGAGATCACGCGGGCGGCAAGCGAGGGGCTGAAGGACCATGGCTATGGCATGGCGTCCGTTCGCTTCATCTGCGGCACGCAGGATCTCCATCGACGTCTTGAACAGGCGATCAGCACGTTTCTCGGCACATCCGACACCATCCTCTATAGTTCGTGCTTTGATGCCAACGGAGGACTGTTCGAAGTCCTGCTCGACGAACGGGACGCAGTGATCAGCGACGCCTTGAACCATGCAAGTCTGATTGACGGGATCCGGCTCTGCAAAGCGCAACGCTTCCGATACATCCACTCCGATATGGCGGATCTTGAGGCGAAGCTCGCGGAGGCCAATGGTTTCCGATTGCGTCTCATCGCCACCGATGGCGTTTTTTCAATGGACGGTGACCTCGCCAAGTTAGATCACATCGTGGAACTCGCCGATCGCTACGATGCAGCAGTCGTGGTGGACGACAGCCATGCGACCGGGGTACTGGGCCCGCGAGGACAGGGGACACCAGCTCACTTTGGCGTGGCGGATCGTGTGGAGATTGTCACTAGCACGTTGGGCAAAACACTCGGCGGAGCGGCTGGAGGGTTTACGTCGGGACGGATGGAACTCGTCGAGCTCTTGCGGCAACGGTCTCGCCCATATTTGTTTTCGAATGCGTTGCCTCCCGTCATCGCCGCTGCGGCGCTGCAGGCGGTGAAGCTCGTGGCCCAAGGCGATCTCCTGCGCGCCACCCTGCGCGAAAATGCTGCCTTCTTTCGTGCGGAACTGACCGCTCTCGGATTCCGATTGATTCCCGGAGATCATCCGATCATTCCCATCATGTTGGGTGAGGCAACGCTTGCCACGAGGATGGCCGATCGGCTCTTGCAGGAAGGGATCTACGTGGTGGGGTTCAGTTACCCTGTGGTGCCAAAAGGACAGGCGCGCATTCGGGTCCAGATGTCCGCGGCGCACACGAAATCCCAACTGGAGCGGGCCGTGGACGCGTTTGCCAAGGTTGGCAAAGAACTCGGCGTAATCACGTAG
- a CDS encoding zinc-dependent alcohol dehydrogenase family protein, whose product MKAMVLTKQGEVSTNPLQPREVPLPVPASGQALVRIRVCGVCRTDIHVVEGELPDVKRPLIPGHQAVGIVSEKGAEVDGVTVGDRVGIAWLQGTCGRCEFCRSGRENLCDQARFTGYQVDGGYAEYAIVPAKFAYPIPSVFSDEEAAPLLCAGIIGYRALRMSGIKPGQRLGLYGFGASAHIAIQIAHHWGCDVYVSSLKPEHQQLASELGARWVGGVNDRPPEPLHGSIIFAPAGELVPIALRALERGGTLALAGIHMSPIPSLDYDREVFGERVIRSVTANTRQDGLDLLREAAAIPIKPRTVSFRLDEANRALQDLKAGRYSGAGVLTVS is encoded by the coding sequence ATGAAGGCGATGGTCCTTACGAAGCAGGGAGAAGTTTCCACCAATCCGCTCCAGCCGCGCGAGGTACCTCTACCGGTTCCTGCTTCGGGCCAGGCGTTGGTCAGAATCCGTGTCTGCGGCGTCTGTCGGACCGATATCCACGTGGTCGAAGGAGAATTGCCGGATGTAAAGCGGCCGTTGATCCCAGGCCACCAGGCCGTGGGAATCGTCAGTGAGAAGGGAGCTGAGGTCGACGGAGTCACGGTCGGGGACCGTGTCGGCATTGCTTGGCTTCAGGGAACATGCGGTCGGTGCGAATTTTGTCGTAGTGGACGGGAAAACCTGTGCGACCAGGCAAGGTTCACCGGTTACCAAGTCGACGGAGGATATGCTGAGTATGCGATCGTTCCTGCCAAGTTTGCGTATCCAATTCCGTCGGTGTTTTCCGATGAGGAAGCTGCCCCGCTGCTCTGCGCTGGCATTATCGGATACCGGGCCCTGCGAATGAGCGGGATTAAGCCAGGCCAGCGGCTCGGCCTATACGGCTTCGGTGCCTCCGCGCACATCGCGATTCAGATTGCGCACCATTGGGGTTGTGACGTCTATGTCAGTTCTCTCAAGCCTGAGCATCAACAGCTGGCGAGCGAATTGGGTGCGAGATGGGTCGGCGGTGTCAACGATCGGCCCCCGGAACCGCTGCACGGGTCGATTATTTTCGCTCCGGCCGGCGAACTCGTTCCGATCGCCCTGCGCGCGCTCGAACGAGGTGGGACCCTGGCGCTCGCGGGCATTCATATGTCGCCGATTCCGTCACTTGACTACGATCGCGAGGTCTTTGGCGAGCGCGTGATTCGCAGTGTCACGGCGAATACGAGGCAAGATGGACTCGATCTACTCCGCGAAGCTGCAGCGATCCCGATCAAACCCCGCACTGTTTCGTTCCGTCTCGACGAGGCCAACCGTGCCCTTCAGGATTTAAAGGCCGGTCGCTACAGTGGAGCCGGCGTATTGACCGTTTCGTAA
- a CDS encoding YceI family protein — MLRAYRCAGVLAVLCQTLIWTATPAPAELARWNVDPDHSTIEFRVSHMVVSKTTGRFMDYTGFIDMDTEAGIVKAIEATIKTASVNTVHEKRDAHLRNPDFFDVEKYPTMGYRMKSYKKTGEGYTAIGDLTLQGVTKEITLTGNFNGTTKDPWGNTRAGFNAEGKLNRKDFGMVWNKTLDSGGLVVGDEVQIRLDIECIKAKTP; from the coding sequence ATGTTGAGAGCATATCGGTGTGCAGGGGTTCTGGCGGTGCTGTGCCAGACACTGATCTGGACTGCTACCCCGGCGCCGGCTGAGTTGGCTCGCTGGAATGTCGATCCTGATCATTCAACGATCGAATTTCGCGTCTCACATATGGTCGTCTCCAAGACCACCGGCCGATTCATGGACTATACCGGCTTTATCGACATGGATACGGAAGCTGGGATTGTAAAAGCGATCGAGGCGACGATCAAAACCGCCTCAGTAAACACCGTCCATGAAAAGCGGGATGCCCACCTGCGAAATCCCGATTTCTTCGACGTGGAGAAGTACCCGACGATGGGCTACAGGATGAAGAGCTATAAGAAAACCGGCGAAGGCTATACCGCGATCGGAGACCTCACCCTGCAGGGCGTGACCAAGGAAATCACGTTGACCGGCAATTTCAATGGAACGACGAAAGACCCGTGGGGCAATACCAGAGCCGGCTTTAATGCCGAGGGGAAGCTCAATCGCAAAGACTTCGGCATGGTTTGGAACAAAACGCTCGATAGCGGGGGACTCGTCGTCGGTGACGAGGTCCAGATCCGGCTCGATATCGAATGCATCAAAGCAAAAACACCGTAG